A stretch of Antennarius striatus isolate MH-2024 chromosome 6, ASM4005453v1, whole genome shotgun sequence DNA encodes these proteins:
- the LOC137596809 gene encoding extracellular calcium-sensing receptor-like, whose protein sequence is MTPSPLPYTQPSPTWGPKTHTPEGCSSTSAQESTQSSSSSSSMNWTSLDSTPAAGLPDRETTGISVVMSVQINTFTSPPLSAAKECVLQNSFQPAFTAKGDFVIGGIFPLHYNQEMPDINCTYRPLPVKCNGFSPRTFRWAQTMRLAVDEINQSIKLLPNYTLGYKIFDSCSQPLTGQRAALAVVNGITDSLMCRGASPLLAVVGESGSAQSIVVSRILQPFKIPMISYFSSCACLSDRSQYPNFFRVIPSDDYQVRAIAQLLLHFNWTWVGLIRGDHEYGHFAVQGLLKELKDTRVCIAYQEIIPLLYNAERALEIIKVIRHSSAKVVVVFSGEGGMTPFLRDYMIQNVTGIQWIAGEAWVTASVFTRSEYYPYMGGTIGFGIRKGHVSTLSDYLRTVNPQLYPNNPLVKELWEALYGCSPSFSPGNRFPPCTGQETLLDQHAAYMNTSSPRVAYNVYKAVYAIAHALHNLLLCQKGNGPFQNNSCAQSDNIHPWQLHHYLQEVTFHISGQKVNFDLKGDSIPYYDIINWQRGTAGNIEFVNVGLFDGTKPPGEELVIQEDRIIWARHLTECTFCSKDFWSNSDRTACIPKKVEFLAYDSLGKALTVTSVFGACSTIIIFAVFLNHRSTAVIRVNNSELSFLILFSLTLCFLCGPLFIGEPTPWSCMLRHTAFSITFSLCLSCILAKTLVVLAAFTSTRPGNNIMKWLGPMQQRLIILSCTLIQVVICASWLIDAPPIPSQNTQYEPSTIILECSVGSRLAFWCVLSYIGLKICLCFVLAFLARKLPGNFNEAKFITFSMLIFSAVWLAFIPAYISSPGNYADAVESFAILASSFGLLFCLFAPKCYIILLKPEKNTRQHIMGKQKM, encoded by the exons atgacgccatctccactgccctacactcaaccctcacccacctggggACCAAAGACTCATACGCCAGAaggctgttcatcgacttcagctcaggaatcaacacaatcatcttccagcagctcatccatgaactggaccagcttggactcaacacctgctgctggacttcctgacagggagaccacaggca TTAGTGTCGTCATGTCTGTCCAAATAAACACCTTCACCTCTCCACCCCTGTCTGCCGCTAAGGAATGCGTGCTTCAAAACAGCTTTCAGCCGGCCTTTACGGCTAAAGGTGATTTTGTTATTGGGGGGATTTTTCCCCTTCACTACAACCAAGAAATGCCAGACATCAACTGCACCTACAGACCACTGCCGGTGAAGTGCAATGG CTTTAGTCCAAGGACTTTTCGCTGGGCACAGACTATGAGGCTTGCAGTGGACGAGATAAACCAAAGCATAAAACTGTTGCCTAACTACACCCTTGGATACAAAATATTTGATTCATGTTCCCAACCACTGACTGGTCAGAGGGCTGCTTTGGCTGTAGTGAATGGGATAACTGACTCTCTTATGTGTCGTGGTGCCTCTCCGCTCCTCGCTGTGGTTGGGGAATCTGGTTCAGCTCAATCTATTGTTGTGTCAAGAATCCTGCAGCCATTTAAAATTCCAATG ATCAGTTACTTTTCTTCATGTGCATGTCTATCTGACCGAAGCCAGTATCCTAACTTTTTCAGAGTGATTCCTAGTGATGACTATCAG GTGAGGGCCATTGCTCAGCTGCTACTACACTTCAACTGGACTTGGGTGGGGCTCATACGAGGAGATCATGAATATGGACATTTTGCAGTGCAAGGTTTACTAAAAGAATTAAAGGATACCAGGGTGTGTATAGCATACCAAGAAATTATCCCCCTGCTATATAATGCAGAGCGGGCACTGGAGATTATAAAG GTAATACGACACTCTTCAGCAaaagtggtggtggtgttttCAGGCGAGGGGGGGATGACGCCTTTTTTGAGAGATTATATGATCCAAAATGTCACTGGAATCCAGTGGATTGCCGGTGAAGCCTGGGTCACAGCATCTGTCTTTACAAGGAGTGAGTATTACCCCTACATGGGGGGCACCATCGGATTTGGAATCAGGAAAGGTCATGTATCAACACTCAGTGACTACCTGAGGACTGTAAACCCTCAGCTATATCCTAATAATCCACTTGTTAAGGAGCTGTGGGAGGCTTTGTATGGTTGCagtccttctttctctcctggCAATCGTTTTCCTCCGTGCACTGGACAGGAGACTCTATTGGATCAACATGCAGCCTACATGAATACTTCTAGCCCTAGAGTGGCCTATAATGTCTATAAGGCTGTATATGCAATTGCTCATGCCCTCCACAACCTTCTGCTTTGTCAAAAAGGCAATGGGCCTTTTCAAAACAACTCATGTGCTCAAAGCGACAACATACACCCCTGGCAG CTCCATCACTATCTTCAAGAGGTGACATTTCATATTTCGGGACAGAAGGTGAACTTTGACCTGAAGGGTGACTCCATACCCTATTATGACATAATCAACTGGCAGAGAGGCACAGCTGGGAACATTGAGTTTGTCAATGTGGGGCTTTTTGATGGAACCAAACCACCAGGAGAGGAGCTGGTGATCCAGGAGGACAGGATCATATGGGCGAGACATTTGA CAGAATGCACATTTTGTTCAAAGGACTTTTGGTCAAACAGTGATAGGACAGCTTGCATCCCCAAGAAAGTGGAGTTTTTGGCCTATGATTCCTTAGGTAAAGCCCTGACAGTGACTTCTGTATTTGGTGCTTGCTCCACTATAATCATCTTTGCAGTTTTTCTCAATCATCGAAGCACAGCCGTCATCCGTGTGAATAACTCTGAACTCAGCTTCTTGATTCtattctctctcactctgtgtttcctgtgtggcCCTTTATTCATTGGGGAGCCAACTCCATGGTCCTGCATGTTGCGCCACACTGCCTTCAGCATCACATTTTCACTGTGCCTCTCCTGCATCCTGGCTAAAACTCTTGTGGTGTTGGCTGCTTTCACTTCCACCAGGCCAGGGAACAACATCATGAAGTGGTTGGGGCCTATGCAGCAGAGGCTCATCATCCTCAGTTGCACTCTGATTCAGGTGGTTATATGTGCTTCCTGGCTCATCGATGCTCCCCCTATTccatcacaaaacacacaatatgaACCTTCAACAATAATATTAGAGTGTAGTGTTGGCTCTCGCCTAGCATTCTGGTGTGTTTTGAGTTATATTGGTCTGAAAATCTGTCTGTGCTTTGTTCTGGCCTTTCTTGCACGTAAGTTACCGGGCAACTTCAATGAGGCAAAGTTCATCACTTTCAGTATGCTCATTTTTAGTGCTGTGTGGCTTGCATTTATTCCTGCTTATATCAGTTCCCCTGGAAATTATGCAGATGCAGTAGAGTCATTTGCCATTTTGGCTTCCAGCTTTGGCTTGTTGTTCTGTCTCTTTGCTCCAAAGTGTTACATTATTTTACTGAagccagaaaaaaatacaagacaacATATAATGGGAAAACAGAAGATGTAA
- the LOC137596811 gene encoding extracellular calcium-sensing receptor-like, producing the protein MLTFYRGTIESIMTSCITVWYGTCLASCCKALQRIMRAAEKIETSPLSEAECVLQNSFQPAFTAKGDFVIGGIFPLHYNQEMPDINCTYRPLPVKCNGFSPRTFRWAQTMRLAVDEINQSIKLLPNYTLGYKIFDSCAYPLTSQRAALAVVNGITDSLMCRGASPLLAVVGESGSAQSIVVSRILQPFKIPMISYFSSCACLSDRSQYPNFFRVIPSDDYQVRAIAQLLVHFNWTWVGLIRGDHEYGHFAVQGLLKELKDTRVCIAYQEMIPLLYNTERALEIIKVIRHSSAKVVVVFLGEGDMTPFLRDYMIQNITGIQWIASEAWVTASVFTGSEYYPYMGGTIGFGIRKGHVSTLSDYLRTVNPQLYPNNPLVKELWEALYGCSPSFSPGNRFPPCTGQETLLDQHAAYMNTSSPRVAYNVYKAVYAIAHALHNLLLCQKGNGPFQNNSCAQSDNIHPWQLHHYLQEVTFNISGQKVNFDLKGDSIPYYDIINWQRGTAGNIEFVNVGLFDGTKPPGEELVIQEDRIIWAGHLTECTFCSKDFWSNSDRTACIPKKVEFLAYDSLGKALTVTSVFGACSTIIIFAVFLNHRSTAIIRVNNSELSFLILFSLTLCFLCGPLFIGEPTPWSCMLRHTAFSITFSLCLSCILAKTLVVLAAFTSTRPGNNIMKWLGPMQQRLIILSCTLIQVVICASWLIDAPPIPSQNTQYEPSTIILECSVGSRLAFWCVLSYIGLKICLCFVLAFLARKLPGNFNEAKFITFSMLIFSAVWLAFIPAYISSPGNYADAVESFAILASSFGLLFCLFAPKCYIILLKPEKNTRQHIMGKEKK; encoded by the exons atgctcaccttctacagaggcaccatcgagagcatcatgaccagctgcatcactgtgtggtatGGCACCTGCCTTGCTTCCTGCTGCAAGGCCCTGCAGCGCatcatgagagcagctgaaaagatagaaacaagtcctctctCTGAAGCG GAATGTGTGCTTCAAAACAGCTTTCAGCCGGCCTTTACGGCTAAAGGTGATTTTGTTATTGGGGGGATTTTTCCCCTTCACTACAACCAAGAAATGCCAGACATCAACTGCACCTACAGACCACTGCCGGTGAAGTGCAATGG CTTTAGTCCAAGGACTTTTCGCTGGGCACAGACTATGAGGCTTGCAGTGGACGAGATAAACCAAAGCATAAAACTGTTGCCTAACTACACCCTTGGATACAAAATATTTGATTCATGTGCTTATCCACTGACTAGTCAGAGGGCTGCTTTGGCCGTAGTGAATGGGATAACTGACTCTCTTATGTGTCGTGGTGCCTCTCCGCTCCTCGCTGTGGTTGGGGAATCTGGTTCAGCTCAATCTATTGTTGTGTCAAGAATCCTGCAGCCATTTAAAATTCCAATG ATCAGTTACTTTTCTTCATGTGCATGTCTATCTGACCGAAGCCAGTATCCTAACTTTTTCAGAGTGATTCCTAGTGATGACTATCAG GTGAGGGCCATTGCTCAGCTGCTAGTACACTTCAACTGGACTTGGGTGGGGCTCATACGAGGAGATCATGAATATGGACATTTTGCAGTGCAAGGTTTACTAAAAGAATTAAAGGATACCAGGGTGTGTATAGCATACCAAGAAATGATCCCCCTGCTATATAATACAGAGCGGGCACTGGAGATTATAAAG GTAATACGACACTCTTCAGCAaaagtggtggtggtgttttTAGGCGAGGGGGACATGACGCCTTTTTTGAGAGATTATATGATCCAAAATATCACTGGAATCCAGTGGATTGCCAGTGAAGCCTGGGTCACAGCATCTGTCTTTACGGGGAGTGAGTATTACCCCTACATGGGGGGCACCATCGGATTTGGAATCAGGAAAGGTCATGTATCAACACTCAGTGACTACCTGAGGACTGTAAACCCTCAGCTATATCCTAATAATCCTCTTGTTAAGGAGCTGTGGGAGGCTTTGTATGGTTGCagtccttctttctctcctggCAATCGTTTTCCTCCGTGCACTGGACAGGAGACTCTATTGGATCAACATGCAGCCTACATGAATACTTCTAGCCCTAGAGTGGCCTATAATGTCTATAAGGCTGTATATGCAATTGCTCATGCCCTCCACAACCTTCTGCTTTGTCAAAAAGGCAATGGGCCTTTTCAAAACAACTCATGTGCTCAAAGCGACAACATACACCCCTGGCAG CTCCATCACTATCTTCAAGAGGTGACATTTAATATTTCGGGACAGAAGGTGAACTTTGACCTGAAGGGTGACTCCATACCCTATTATGACATAATCAACTGGCAGAGAGGCACAGCTGGGAACATTGAGTTTGTCAATGTGGGGCTTTTTGATGGAACCAAACCACCAGGAGAGGAGCTGGTGATCCAGGAGGACAGGATCATATGGGCGGGACATTTGA CAGAATGCACATTTTGTTCAAAGGACTTTTGGTCAAACAGTGATAGGACAGCTTGCATCCCCAAGAAAGTGGAGTTTTTGGCCTATGATTCCTTAGGTAAAGCCCTGACAGTGACTTCTGTATTTGGTGCTTGCTCCACTATAATCATCTTTGCAGTTTTTCTCAATCATCGAAGCACAGCCATCATCCGTGTGAATAACTCTGAACTCAGCTTCTTGATTCtattctctctcactctgtgtttcctgtgtggcCCTTTATTCATTGGGGAGCCAACTCCATGGTCCTGCATGTTGCGCCACACTGCCTTCAGCATCACATTTTCACTGTGCCTCTCCTGCATCCTGGCTAAAACTCTTGTGGTGTTGGCTGCTTTCACTTCCACCAGGCCAGGGAACAACATCATGAAGTGGTTGGGGCCTATGCAGCAGAGGCTCATCATCCTCAGTTGCACTCTGATTCAGGTGGTTATATGTGCTTCCTGGCTCATCGATGCTCCCCCTATTccatcacaaaacacacaatatgaACCTTCAACAATAATATTAGAGTGTAGTGTTGGCTCTCGCCTAGCATTCTGGTGTGTTTTGAGTTATATTGGTCTGAAAATTTGTCTGTGCTTTGTTCTGGCCTTTCTTGCACGTAAGTTACCGGGCAACTTCAATGAGGCAAAGTTCATCACTTTCAGTATGCTCATTTTTAGTGCTGTGTGGCTTGCATTTATTCCTGCTTATATCAGTTCCCCTGGAAATTATGCAGATGCAGTAGAGTCATTTGCCATTTTGGCTTCCAGCTTTGGCTTGTTGTTCTGTCTCTTTGCTCCAAAGTGTTACATTATTTTACTGAagccagaaaaaaatacaagacaacATATAATGGGAAAAGAGAAGAAGTAA